Proteins from a genomic interval of Zingiber officinale cultivar Zhangliang chromosome 2A, Zo_v1.1, whole genome shotgun sequence:
- the LOC122040025 gene encoding serine carboxypeptidase-like 45 produces MLPLCKMCSLSWKAMAMAAILAHVCSPSELEHQDKISKLPGQPQVTFQQFSGYVTVDQQKKRALFYYFAEAEMDPSSTKPLVIWLNGGPGCSSLGVGAFSENGPFRPSGEVLVRNEYSWNKEANMLYLEAPAGVGFSYSTDSSYYQTVDDKMTARDNLIFLQHWFEKFPRYRNRDLYITGESYAGHYVPQLAQLMVEFNKEAKIFNLKGIAIGNPVLDFATDFNSRAEFFWSHGLISDITYRIFTSACNYSRYVGEYYRGTLSPVCARVMSQVTRETSRFVDKYDVTLDVCISSVLSQSLVLSPRQVPENIDVCIEDETVRYLINRKDVQDALHARLAGVTKWTVCSSVIQYEPLDLEIPTITLVGSLVRTGIPVLVYSGDQDSVIPLTGSRSLVQKLANEMGLKTTIPYRVWFEGRQVGGWTQAYGDILSFATIRGASHEAPFSQPERSLVLFRSFLQGRSLPETFSEIP; encoded by the exons ATGCTGCCGCTTTGCAAAATGTGTTCCTTGTCATGGAAGGCCATGGCGATGGCTGCAATCCTAGCTCATGTGTGCTCCCCCAGCGAGTTGGAGCACCAAGACAAGATCAGCAAGCTGCCTGGCCAGCCTCAAGTTACCTTCCAGCAATTCTCAGGTTATGTCACGGTGGATCAGCAGAAGAAAAGGGCTCTTTTCTACTACTTTGCTGAAGCAGAGATGGATCCCTCCTCCACAAAACCCCTTGTTATCTGGTTGAATGGAG GGCCTGGTTGTTCTTCCCTTGGTGTTGGGGCATTCTCTGAGAACGGACCTTTTAGGCCTAGTGGAGAAGTGCTGGTCAGAAATGAGTATAGCTGGAACAAAG AGGCAAATATGTTGTACCTAGAGGCCCCAGCTGGTGTTGGATTCTCATACTCCACTGATTCTTCCTACTATCAGACCGTGGATGATAAGATGACAG CCAGAGATAATTTGATATTTCTGCAACACTGGTTCGAGAAGTTCCCGCGATATCGAAACCGGGATTTGTACATTACTGGAGAAAGTTATGCAG GGCATTACGTTCCACAACTAGCACAGCTCATGGTGGAATTTAACAAGGAGGCAAAGATCTTCAATCTCAAAGGAATTGCT ATTGGAAATCCAGTTTTGGACTTTGCAACCGACTTCAATTCAAGAGCAGAATTTTTCTGGTCCCATGGATTGATATCAGACATAACCTACAGAATCTTCACTTCTGCTTGTAACTACTCGCGATACGTGGGCGAGTACTATAGGGGCACTCTCAGCCCAGTTTGTGCAAGAGTGATGAGCCAAGTGACAAGAGAAACTAGTCGGTTTGTCGACAAGTACGACGTCACCCTGGACGTCTGCATATCATCAGTTCTTTCACAATCCTTGGTTCTGAGTCCTCGA CAAGTCCCTGAGAACATTGATGTGTGCATTGAAGATGAGACAGTGAGGTACCTGATCAACAGGAAAGATGTTCAAGATGCTCTTCATGCTCGCCTCGCCGGAGTCACGAAATGGACTGTTTGCAGCAG TGTTATACAGTATGAGCCGCTCGACTTGGAGATCCCCACAATTACTCTTGTGGGCTCTCTTGTGAGGACAGGGATACCGGTGCTCGTCTACAG TGGCGATCAGGACTCTGTCATCCCTTTGACAGGGAGTAGAAGCCTTGTGCAGAAACTAGCGAACGAAATGGGCCTGAAAACTACAATTCCCTACCGGGTTTGGTTCGAGGGGCGACAG GTAGGTGGATGGACGCAAGCATACGGAGATATCCTATCATTTGCAACGATAAGAGGAGCTTCTCATGAAGCACCATTCTCGCAGCCAGAGCGTTCCCTTGTGCTCTTCAGATCCTTCCTACAAGGCCGGTCGCTGCCAGAGACTTTCTCCGAGATTCCCTGA